One stretch of Musicola paradisiaca NCPPB 2511 DNA includes these proteins:
- a CDS encoding ABC transporter permease codes for MNTLKKLWRNLSVRCGTLVLALLLCFGVLAPVLGTFDPTTIDYNFISVAAGTHGDVTLMDGRTISHLFLMGSDSMGRDIWSRVLFGTRISLLVGVATALMAVAGGCLIGMLAGYYRRFDMVLMRVVDGLMAIPSVLLAITLVAMLGASLPTVVLAIAIPEVPRVTRLVRSLVISLRDEPFVEAARALATPSMTILWRDILPNSLAPLLVQGTFIAASAIMTEAILSFLGLGLPADIPTWGNIMSEGRIQFAQNPGNVLFPALFLVPTVLAFNLLGDGLRDVFDPKFAQRA; via the coding sequence ATGAATACCCTGAAAAAATTGTGGCGCAACCTGTCGGTACGTTGTGGGACGCTGGTATTGGCGCTGTTGCTCTGCTTCGGCGTGTTGGCGCCGGTGCTCGGTACCTTTGACCCCACCACCATCGATTACAACTTTATTTCCGTTGCGGCGGGAACACATGGCGACGTGACGCTGATGGATGGCCGCACCATTTCTCATCTGTTTCTGATGGGGAGCGACAGCATGGGGCGGGATATCTGGAGCCGGGTACTGTTCGGTACGCGCATCTCGTTGCTGGTTGGCGTTGCGACGGCGCTGATGGCGGTCGCAGGCGGATGCCTGATCGGCATGTTGGCGGGCTATTACCGCCGGTTCGACATGGTGTTGATGCGCGTGGTTGACGGGTTGATGGCGATCCCCTCGGTGTTGCTGGCTATCACGCTGGTGGCGATGTTGGGCGCCAGCCTGCCGACCGTGGTGCTGGCGATCGCCATCCCGGAAGTGCCGCGTGTGACCCGGCTGGTGCGTTCGTTGGTGATCAGCCTGCGCGATGAACCCTTTGTGGAGGCGGCCAGAGCGCTGGCGACGCCGTCCATGACCATTCTGTGGCGCGATATTCTGCCGAATTCGCTGGCGCCGTTGCTGGTGCAGGGCACCTTTATCGCCGCCTCGGCCATCATGACCGAAGCCATTCTGAGCTTTCTCGGTCTGGGATTGCCGGCGGATATCCCTACCTGGGGCAACATCATGTCCGAAGGGCGCATTCAGTTTGCGCAGAACCCCGGCAATGTGCTGTTCCCGGCGCTGTTTCTGGTGCCGACCGTACTGGCGTTCAACCTGCTGGGCGATGGCCTGCGCGACGTCTTCGATCCCAAATTCGCCCAACGCGCCTGA
- a CDS encoding pyrroline-5-carboxylate reductase family protein yields MSHIHFIGAGQMAEAIIRAAIRRQAVSAGEITLSDIDPQRVLTLRERYQLTNPLSEHGAIAGADYIVMGVRPQDDIAAVAETINRYAAPQATVISIIAGVTLAQLASLLGAERPIVRTIPNTLTDTGLGYSGVVCNAQAKIEPLRPFLESFGKVMMLEERLIDVFTGYAVAGVNYVYYFIESLADAGVLAGLPRQQATQVAWENLVGAVEMLKASGCHPRQLMDINNSPAGVGINGLYELNNSDFAAGLQRSVMAAVRRTTALSSGR; encoded by the coding sequence ATGAGCCATATTCATTTTATCGGCGCCGGCCAGATGGCCGAAGCCATTATCCGCGCGGCTATTCGTCGTCAGGCCGTCAGCGCCGGCGAGATCACGCTGTCTGATATCGACCCGCAACGTGTCCTGACGTTGCGCGAGCGTTACCAGCTAACCAACCCGCTCAGCGAGCATGGGGCGATAGCGGGTGCGGATTACATCGTGATGGGGGTACGCCCGCAGGATGACATCGCGGCGGTTGCCGAGACGATCAACCGGTACGCTGCACCGCAGGCGACGGTGATTTCGATCATCGCGGGCGTCACGCTGGCGCAGCTCGCGTCCCTGCTGGGGGCGGAACGGCCCATCGTGCGCACCATCCCCAATACCCTGACCGATACCGGCCTGGGTTACAGCGGCGTGGTATGCAATGCGCAGGCCAAGATCGAACCGTTGCGACCGTTCCTCGAAAGTTTCGGCAAGGTGATGATGTTGGAGGAGCGGCTGATCGATGTCTTTACCGGTTATGCGGTGGCCGGCGTGAATTATGTGTATTACTTCATTGAGTCGCTGGCGGATGCGGGTGTGTTGGCCGGGTTGCCTCGTCAACAGGCGACGCAGGTGGCGTGGGAAAATCTGGTGGGCGCGGTGGAGATGCTGAAAGCCAGCGGCTGCCATCCGCGCCAGCTGATGGATATCAATAACTCCCCGGCCGGGGTGGGGATTAACGGCCTGTACGAGCTGAATAACAGCGACTTCGCCGCGGGTTTGCAGCGCAGCGTTATGGCGGCAGTACGGCGAACCACCGCGTTGTCTTCCGGCCGCTGA
- a CDS encoding ABC transporter permease, translated as MLMFMAKRLFSLIPVLMIVAVMVFMIVRLTPGDPAAIIGGNGASGEDLERIRAQLGLTLPLWQQFGIWCQHVANGDLGYSYFLNAPVIDLIGQRLGPTLSLTLLTLVLTVLIAVPLGTLAAWKMGGWLDRSVMAFSVAGFSIPVFVIGYVLIYFLALKTSLLPVQGYQPLSAGFWPWLRQLILPCLSLSITYVALLARVTRAAVSEALTEDYIRTARAKGIDEWRVLTGHALRNAAVPVATIIGVSAALLLGGVVVTETVFAVPGLGQLTVDAVLNRDFPVLQGVVLFFALAYVVVNMLVDISYLVLDPRIRY; from the coding sequence ATGTTGATGTTTATGGCAAAACGGCTGTTTAGCCTGATCCCGGTGCTGATGATTGTCGCGGTGATGGTGTTCATGATTGTGCGCCTCACTCCCGGCGACCCGGCGGCGATCATCGGCGGCAACGGCGCCAGCGGCGAAGATCTGGAACGCATTCGCGCCCAATTAGGACTGACGTTGCCGTTGTGGCAGCAGTTTGGTATCTGGTGCCAGCACGTCGCCAACGGTGATTTGGGGTACTCCTATTTCCTCAACGCGCCGGTCATCGACCTGATCGGCCAGCGTCTGGGGCCGACCCTGTCGCTGACGTTGCTGACGCTGGTGTTGACCGTACTGATCGCGGTACCGCTGGGGACGCTGGCGGCCTGGAAGATGGGCGGCTGGCTGGATCGGTCGGTGATGGCGTTTTCGGTCGCCGGCTTTTCGATCCCGGTGTTCGTCATCGGCTATGTGTTGATCTATTTCCTGGCGTTAAAAACCTCGCTGTTGCCGGTTCAGGGCTACCAGCCGTTGAGCGCCGGTTTCTGGCCCTGGCTGCGTCAACTGATTCTGCCTTGTCTGTCGTTGTCGATTACCTATGTGGCGCTGCTGGCCAGGGTGACGCGCGCGGCAGTCAGCGAGGCGCTGACCGAGGACTACATCCGTACCGCCCGCGCCAAAGGGATTGATGAGTGGCGCGTGCTCACGGGGCATGCGCTGAGAAATGCGGCGGTGCCGGTGGCAACCATCATCGGCGTCAGCGCGGCGTTGTTGTTGGGGGGCGTGGTGGTCACGGAAACCGTGTTCGCGGTGCCGGGGCTGGGGCAGTTGACCGTAGACGCGGTGCTTAACCGGGACTTCCCGGTGTTGCAGGGCGTGGTGCTGTTCTTCGCGCTGGCGTATGTGGTGGTGAATATGCTGGTGGATATCAGCTATCTGGTGCTCGATCCGCGTATTCGCTATTGA
- a CDS encoding aminotransferase-like domain-containing protein, with translation MGLLDTTSTQPLVRQIVDRIAGQITKRQLAPGTRLPSIRQQAQFFNVSVMTVTNAYSRLVAEGFLVAQAGRGYFVSDTLPRGVVEPEPGIDVKVDRLWLIQRAYEENNALLKAGCGWIHPQWLYGDGMRQALTRLARNKTHNLTQYSSPQGLLPLRQQLEQVLARRAIHVPARQIMTTSGATQALILLVHCLTRAGDTVFVDSPGNSTFFIQLRAFGLNLVGARRSPDGYDLVELEQQLRQHRPKLFFTTSRLHNPTGSSLHPRVSARLLQLAQTYDFTLVDNDVMAGLTPSGLTTLASQDQLRRVCYIGSFSKTLSPELRAGFIACDEALNEKLMLYKMIHGLTTSELTETLLWSMLTEKGWNLHLKGLAARLAEAQNAVCDRLEGIGLRLFHRPEGGPFLWACLPKAVDLMAMTRTAAEHGILLAPGHLFHVEPCQEPWLRFNVSYCHRPEVYDFLSRYMNGDLH, from the coding sequence ATGGGGCTTTTGGATACGACATCGACGCAGCCGCTGGTGCGGCAAATTGTTGACCGCATCGCCGGACAAATTACCAAACGGCAATTGGCCCCAGGCACGCGCCTGCCTTCCATCCGGCAGCAAGCCCAGTTTTTCAACGTCAGTGTGATGACGGTGACTAACGCTTATAGCCGGCTGGTGGCGGAAGGCTTTCTCGTCGCGCAGGCCGGGCGGGGATATTTTGTCAGCGATACGCTGCCGCGCGGCGTCGTCGAACCGGAACCGGGCATCGATGTGAAGGTGGACAGGCTATGGCTGATCCAACGCGCTTACGAGGAAAACAACGCATTACTGAAAGCAGGTTGCGGCTGGATCCATCCGCAATGGCTGTATGGCGACGGCATGCGCCAGGCCCTGACCCGGCTGGCGCGCAACAAAACCCATAACCTGACGCAATACTCCTCGCCCCAGGGGTTGCTGCCGTTGCGTCAACAGCTGGAGCAGGTGCTGGCCCGGCGCGCCATCCACGTACCGGCCCGGCAAATCATGACCACCTCCGGCGCCACGCAGGCGCTGATCCTGCTGGTGCATTGCCTGACCCGGGCAGGCGACACCGTCTTCGTCGACTCCCCCGGCAACAGCACTTTTTTTATCCAATTACGGGCATTCGGCCTGAATCTGGTCGGCGCCCGACGCAGCCCCGACGGCTACGATCTCGTGGAGCTGGAGCAGCAGTTGCGTCAACATCGGCCGAAGCTGTTCTTCACCACCAGCCGGCTGCACAACCCCACCGGTTCATCATTACATCCGCGGGTCAGCGCCCGGCTGCTGCAACTGGCGCAAACCTACGACTTCACGCTGGTGGACAATGACGTGATGGCTGGATTAACGCCATCCGGGTTGACGACGCTGGCCAGCCAAGACCAACTGCGCCGGGTTTGTTATATCGGCAGCTTTTCTAAAACGCTGTCGCCGGAGCTGCGGGCCGGGTTTATCGCCTGCGATGAAGCGCTGAATGAGAAGCTGATGCTCTATAAGATGATCCACGGGCTCACCACCTCGGAGCTCACCGAAACGCTGTTATGGTCGATGCTGACGGAAAAAGGCTGGAATCTGCACCTCAAAGGCCTGGCGGCCAGGCTGGCCGAGGCGCAAAACGCCGTGTGCGACCGGCTGGAAGGGATCGGCCTGCGTCTGTTTCACCGCCCCGAGGGCGGGCCGTTTCTGTGGGCTTGCCTGCCGAAAGCGGTGGATCTCATGGCGATGACCCGCACCGCAGCCGAGCACGGCATCCTGCTGGCGCCGGGGCACTTGTTCCACGTCGAGCCCTGTCAGGAGCCCTGGCTGCGGTTTAACGTCTCCTATTGCCACCGGCCGGAAGTGTACGATTTCCTGTCCCGCTACATGAATGGCGATCTCCATTAA
- a CDS encoding amidase, with amino-acid sequence MKTVMSWDEWAACDATKMAELVKQGEVTPTELAQQTAAAVARINPHIGSVIALFDDAIAAPETDGTRLDGPFRGIPFLMKDLGPGVKGRLQEQGSKFLRGNRPAEDAFLTTQIRHAGLNIIGRTTAPEFGVCGSVENPEIYVTRNPWNPDYTTFGSSAGAAASVAAGITPLAHATDGGGSIRIPAGSQGLIGLKSTRGVFSIAPALSDITGYVSTQGCVSRSVRDTALFVDSCRGGAPGEFMPYWKSDEAYTHIIKKDPAPLRIAVSHEWGQYRAEPHFVSELERTVRFLQELGHQVEWVTPDIDFDEAFRAQTTCYISNFAQFIQRLLEKRGLSAPPDDQVEPINIKIWQKGIDMSYSDRWKMQDVFNTTSRRLGRFYETWDMILTPTFSKPTPLMGEKKYLTLSDNPDVLDWFYTLWDIFSYTPLASLTGTPGISIPLARQTSGVPLGMHFQTRQGNDGQLLQLAAQVERALGGSFFNRALPAVHVTR; translated from the coding sequence ATGAAGACTGTGATGAGCTGGGATGAGTGGGCCGCGTGTGATGCGACCAAAATGGCGGAACTGGTGAAGCAAGGGGAGGTCACGCCCACGGAGCTGGCGCAGCAAACGGCGGCTGCCGTTGCCCGGATTAATCCGCATATCGGTTCGGTGATCGCGCTGTTCGATGACGCCATCGCTGCGCCGGAAACCGATGGTACCCGGCTTGACGGCCCGTTTCGTGGCATACCTTTTCTGATGAAAGATTTGGGGCCGGGCGTGAAGGGGCGTTTGCAGGAACAGGGTTCCAAATTCCTGCGGGGCAACCGACCGGCGGAAGATGCATTTCTTACCACCCAGATCCGCCACGCCGGGTTGAATATCATCGGGCGAACCACGGCGCCGGAGTTCGGCGTGTGCGGTTCGGTGGAAAATCCGGAGATTTATGTCACCCGTAACCCCTGGAACCCCGACTATACGACGTTCGGCTCTTCTGCCGGCGCCGCTGCATCGGTTGCGGCGGGCATCACGCCGCTGGCCCATGCCACCGACGGCGGCGGATCTATCCGTATTCCCGCCGGTTCCCAAGGGTTGATCGGCCTGAAAAGTACCCGCGGGGTGTTTTCGATTGCGCCTGCGTTGTCCGATATCACCGGGTATGTTTCCACCCAGGGCTGCGTCAGCCGCAGCGTCAGGGATACCGCACTGTTCGTCGACAGCTGCCGCGGCGGCGCGCCGGGCGAGTTCATGCCCTACTGGAAAAGCGACGAGGCCTATACCCACATCATCAAAAAAGATCCGGCCCCGTTGCGCATTGCGGTGTCGCACGAATGGGGGCAGTACCGCGCCGAACCCCATTTTGTGAGTGAGCTGGAGCGGACGGTTCGGTTTTTACAAGAGCTGGGTCATCAGGTGGAGTGGGTGACGCCCGATATCGATTTCGATGAGGCATTCCGGGCGCAAACTACCTGTTACATCAGTAATTTTGCGCAGTTCATCCAGCGCCTGCTGGAGAAGCGCGGGTTGTCGGCGCCGCCGGATGATCAGGTTGAGCCCATCAACATCAAAATCTGGCAGAAAGGGATTGATATGTCCTACAGCGATCGCTGGAAAATGCAGGATGTTTTCAATACCACCTCGCGCCGCCTTGGTCGTTTCTATGAGACGTGGGACATGATTCTGACGCCGACATTCTCCAAACCGACGCCGCTGATGGGCGAGAAGAAATACCTGACGCTGAGCGATAACCCGGATGTGCTCGACTGGTTCTACACCCTGTGGGATATCTTTTCCTATACGCCGCTGGCCAGCCTGACGGGAACGCCGGGGATTTCGATACCGCTGGCGCGGCAGACATCGGGCGTGCCGCTGGGGATGCATTTCCAGACCCGGCAAGGTAACGACGGCCAACTGTTACAACTCGCGGCGCAGGTAGAGCGTGCGCTGGGCGGCAGTTTCTTCAATCGCGCATTGCCGGCGGTTCATGTGACTCGTTGA
- a CDS encoding dipeptide ABC transporter ATP-binding protein, with the protein MSAVFALDSDPQLTPIADPALLTIDRLRVALPAGGDRADAIEDLSLTLHPGQTLCVVGESGSGKSVLAMTLMGLLAGELTVRHGTVRLGDTLLLNQGRYAAPAVLKALRGAQIGMVFQEPMTALNPVVICGKQMDEMLRAHSRMSRDERKAAILAIFARVQLPDPERIYHSYPHQLSGGQRQRIVIAMAVILRPRLLICDEPTTALDVTTQREILSLIRELQQENGCAVLFITHDMGVVAEIADDVLVMHLGAVVEQGAAAQVLRQPSQAYTRMLLDCVPDGVPCRSGDKQRGTPLLNADAVVKNYVRRTFLGRRQTVAALRDASLAVHYGETVGIVGESGSGKSTFARCLMRLIDPSSGVIQWGEKAVQSLPERQLWSLRSQVQMVFQDPNRSFNPRRTVGSSIREGAMNFGLSRESAQALAETLMDRIRLPRESLSRYPHQFSGGQRQRLAIARALACKPRVLVADEAVSALDVSVQQQILALLEEIQRDLGLGMIFVTHDLRVAARLCDRLIVMQQGAIIEQGPTAQLFAAPQQAYTRSLLQAMPRWVTPSRA; encoded by the coding sequence ATGTCTGCCGTGTTTGCTCTCGATTCCGACCCGCAATTAACGCCGATCGCCGATCCGGCGCTATTGACGATTGATCGCTTGCGCGTGGCGCTGCCGGCTGGCGGCGATCGCGCCGACGCGATAGAAGACTTGTCCCTGACCCTGCATCCAGGGCAAACCCTGTGTGTGGTGGGGGAATCCGGCTCCGGCAAATCGGTGCTGGCCATGACATTGATGGGCCTGTTGGCCGGTGAACTGACCGTGCGGCATGGCACGGTGCGGCTGGGGGACACCCTGTTGCTGAATCAAGGGCGGTATGCGGCGCCGGCGGTGCTCAAAGCGTTGCGCGGCGCGCAGATCGGTATGGTGTTTCAGGAGCCGATGACCGCGCTTAACCCGGTGGTGATTTGCGGGAAGCAGATGGATGAAATGTTGCGCGCACACAGCCGGATGTCGCGGGATGAGCGCAAAGCGGCGATTCTGGCGATATTCGCCCGGGTACAATTGCCGGATCCCGAACGTATCTACCACAGCTATCCGCACCAGCTCTCCGGCGGCCAGCGGCAACGCATCGTGATCGCCATGGCGGTGATTTTGCGCCCGCGTCTGCTGATTTGCGATGAGCCGACGACGGCGCTGGATGTCACCACCCAACGGGAAATCCTCAGCCTGATCCGTGAGTTACAACAAGAAAATGGCTGTGCGGTGTTGTTCATCACGCACGATATGGGGGTGGTGGCGGAGATTGCCGATGACGTGCTGGTGATGCACTTAGGCGCCGTCGTGGAGCAGGGGGCGGCGGCACAGGTTCTGCGGCAGCCATCCCAGGCGTATACCCGGATGCTGCTCGATTGCGTGCCTGACGGCGTACCGTGCCGCAGCGGCGACAAGCAGCGCGGCACGCCGCTGCTGAATGCTGACGCGGTGGTGAAAAACTATGTCCGTCGTACTTTTCTCGGCCGTCGTCAGACCGTGGCCGCCCTGCGTGACGCCAGCCTGGCGGTGCACTACGGCGAGACCGTGGGCATCGTCGGCGAGTCCGGCTCGGGCAAATCCACCTTCGCCCGCTGTCTGATGCGGCTCATCGACCCGTCATCCGGCGTGATCCAGTGGGGGGAAAAGGCGGTGCAATCGCTGCCGGAACGCCAGTTATGGTCGCTGCGCTCGCAAGTTCAGATGGTGTTTCAGGATCCCAATCGCTCGTTTAACCCACGGCGTACCGTGGGCTCGTCGATCCGCGAGGGCGCCATGAATTTCGGCCTGAGCCGCGAGAGCGCGCAGGCGCTGGCCGAGACGTTGATGGATCGCATCCGCTTGCCGCGCGAGTCGCTGTCGCGCTATCCGCATCAATTCTCCGGCGGTCAGCGCCAGCGGTTGGCCATCGCCCGCGCGTTGGCGTGTAAGCCGCGCGTGCTGGTGGCCGACGAAGCGGTGTCGGCGTTGGATGTATCGGTGCAGCAACAGATTCTGGCGCTGCTGGAAGAGATTCAGCGCGATCTGGGGCTGGGGATGATCTTCGTCACCCACGACCTGCGCGTCGCTGCCCGGTTGTGCGATCGGCTGATCGTGATGCAGCAGGGCGCCATTATCGAACAAGGGCCGACCGCGCAGCTGTTTGCGGCGCCGCAGCAGGCTTATACCCGCAGTTTGCTACAGGCGATGCCGCGTTGGGTTACGCCATCGAGGGCATGA
- a CDS encoding ABC transporter substrate-binding protein, with product MKHDRLSPANVSSPVRQRLPLLGALSLAMMHWLPAMPAVADTLRIVPASNITVLDPIWTTAYASRNFGYMVFDTLFGTDAGGAIKPQMVQDWQTSDDKKTWTFTLREGLAFSDGAPVTSADVLASLKRWMARDTLGGLMAGALDHDDVVNDRTFKLVFRTPFGPVLEALGKPSSNVPFIMPKRIADTPADTPIKEIIGSGPYVFETEKFRPGESLWFRKNTAYKPRSEPPSGTAGGKQVFVDEVEWKIIRDPQTQMNALLANEVDILEQPAFEQLPTLGKTPHVQLINAQPNGYQFMFRFNFIQPPFNDEKVRQAAMLALGQEPMLRTQVGQPQYYRTCASLFPCGTPYASDPGAAFTGKADPARAKALLQQSGYKGEPIVLLRPTDNATIGKLPLVAQQMLQQAGFKVEMMNMDWQSLVSRRAKKDAPNAGGWNAFISAWGAEDIQNPLNNAMLNATGDKGWFGWQNDPQLEALKARFAAATDDAVKQQLAGEIQRHAYQVVTHVPLGQYMIPAAVRDTVSGIVPAGAQVYWNIRKGSAPNAQ from the coding sequence ATGAAGCATGACCGTTTATCCCCGGCGAACGTTTCTTCCCCTGTCCGGCAACGTTTGCCCCTGCTTGGCGCATTGTCTCTGGCCATGATGCACTGGCTTCCCGCCATGCCTGCCGTCGCCGATACGCTGCGTATTGTTCCTGCGTCCAACATTACCGTGCTGGATCCGATATGGACCACCGCCTACGCCAGCCGCAACTTCGGCTATATGGTGTTTGACACCCTGTTTGGCACCGATGCGGGCGGCGCCATCAAACCGCAGATGGTGCAGGACTGGCAAACCAGCGACGACAAGAAAACCTGGACGTTTACCCTGCGCGAAGGGCTGGCGTTCAGCGATGGCGCGCCAGTCACCAGCGCCGATGTGCTGGCTTCCCTGAAACGCTGGATGGCGCGAGATACCTTGGGCGGGCTGATGGCCGGGGCGTTGGATCATGACGACGTCGTCAATGACCGTACCTTTAAACTGGTTTTCCGCACGCCGTTCGGCCCGGTGCTGGAGGCGCTGGGTAAACCGTCTTCCAACGTACCGTTCATCATGCCGAAGCGGATTGCCGATACCCCGGCGGATACGCCGATCAAGGAGATTATCGGTTCCGGGCCGTATGTGTTTGAAACCGAAAAATTCCGGCCGGGCGAGAGTCTGTGGTTCCGCAAAAACACCGCCTATAAGCCTCGCAGTGAGCCGCCATCAGGCACCGCTGGCGGTAAACAGGTGTTTGTCGATGAGGTGGAGTGGAAAATCATCCGCGACCCGCAAACGCAGATGAACGCGCTGTTGGCCAACGAAGTGGACATTCTGGAGCAGCCGGCCTTCGAGCAGCTTCCCACGTTGGGGAAAACCCCTCATGTGCAGCTGATCAATGCGCAGCCTAATGGCTATCAGTTCATGTTCCGCTTCAACTTCATTCAGCCGCCGTTCAATGACGAGAAGGTGCGGCAGGCGGCGATGCTGGCGCTCGGCCAGGAGCCGATGCTGCGCACTCAAGTCGGGCAGCCGCAATACTATCGCACCTGCGCCAGCCTGTTCCCTTGCGGCACGCCTTATGCTTCCGACCCTGGCGCGGCTTTCACCGGCAAAGCGGATCCGGCGCGGGCCAAAGCGCTGTTGCAGCAGTCTGGCTATAAAGGCGAGCCCATCGTGCTGTTGCGCCCGACCGATAACGCCACCATCGGCAAGTTGCCGCTGGTCGCTCAGCAGATGCTGCAACAGGCCGGGTTCAAGGTGGAAATGATGAATATGGACTGGCAGAGCCTGGTGTCGCGGCGGGCGAAGAAAGATGCGCCCAACGCCGGGGGCTGGAATGCCTTTATCAGCGCCTGGGGCGCGGAGGATATCCAGAATCCGCTGAACAACGCCATGCTGAATGCCACCGGCGACAAGGGCTGGTTCGGCTGGCAGAACGATCCGCAGCTGGAAGCGTTGAAAGCGCGCTTCGCGGCGGCGACCGACGACGCCGTGAAACAGCAACTGGCCGGTGAGATCCAACGTCATGCTTATCAGGTGGTGACGCATGTTCCATTGGGGCAGTACATGATCCCGGCGGCGGTGCGCGATACGGTCAGCGGCATTGTGCCGGCCGGGGCGCAGGTGTACTGGAATATTCGTAAGGGTAGCGCCCCGAACGCCCAATAG